Below is a window of Chitinophaga flava DNA.
ATCCCGGTTAGCTTCCCTGCTACCACTCCTGCCGGTACATACAACTTTGTACTGACTATCCAGGATGGTAACAACGCAGGTTGTGTGGCTACCTATCCGTTCTCTGTGAAGATTGATGGTAAACCAACTGTGAAAATCACTGCTAACCCGGCGGAAATCTGCGAAGGCACTTCCACCACCCTCAGCATTGATAACAGCAATACTGGTTACATCATTAAATGGACACTGGACGGTGCAGCCCTGCCTGCTGCTGATGGCAAAGTATCCTTCACTCACACGCCGACTAAAGTTGGTAACAACGTATATGAAGTAACCGTGACTAACGGTTCTTGTACCGTAACCGACAACACAACGGTAGTGGTAAGGTCTATGCCTACAGCAACTGTACCTCAACCAGTAATCAAACAGTGTGATAACGGTAAGTTCGATCTGGTTGCCAACCAGCCGCTGAGCGATCAGACTGGTAAATGGAGCTTCAGTGGTACTGACTTCGGTGCTACTATCACCAATCCGAACAACTACTCCACTTCCGTTACCAATGTACCTGCGGGTAAATCCGTTACACTGGTATGGACTGTGACCAACAACTTCAAAGCTTCCTGCGTAGCTACTACACAGGTTGTACTGACCAACACAGAAGCGCTCACAGTAAGCAATGCTGGTGCTGACATTACCCAGTGCGGTAACAACAAGTTCCAGCTCCACGCCAATAAACCTAAAGCTACCGAACAAGGTAAGTGGACCGGTACTGGCGTATCCTTCGATGACGATACCAACCCGGATGCTATCGCTACGCTTACCAGCACAGCTACTCCTCAAACGGTAACTGTTACCTGGACTATCAGCAACGGCGTGTGCATCGATAGCAAATCGTCTATCAAACTGATACTGAATGACGCTCCTACTGTAACAGTAACTGCTGTGAACCCGGTATGTAACAGCAACGGTTCTTTCAACCTCGTGCTGTCTAACCCTACCGGTAACATCACTAAATACTCTATCAAAGCGGCTACCACTAGCGCTCTGCCTGCCTTCACTGACATCATCGATGCAGCATGGACCGGCGCTGGCACTATCCCGGTTAGCTTCCCTGCTACCACTCCTGCCGGTACATACAACTTTGTACTGACTATCCAGGATGGTAACAACGCAGGTTGCGTGGCTACTTATCCGTTCTCTGTGAAAATTGATGGTAAACCAACTGTGAAAATCACTGCTAATCCGGCGGAAATCTGCGAAGGCACTTCCACCACCCTCAGCATTGATAACAGCAATACTGGTTACATCATTAAATGGACACTGGACGGTGCAGCCATCCCAGCTGCTGATGGCAAAGTATCCTTCACCCACACGCCTGTTAAAGTTGGTGACAATGTTTACGAAGTGACCGTGACTAACGGTTCTTGTACCGTAACCGACAACACAACTGTGGTAGTAAGATCTATGCCTACAGCAACTGTACCTCAACCGGTAATCAAACAGTGTGATAACAGCTCCTTCAACATCACTGCCAACCAGCCGCTGAGCGATCAGAATGGTAAATGGAGCTTCAGTGGTGCTGACCAAGGTGCTACTATCACTAATCCAAACAACTACTCCACTTCCGTTACCAATGTACCTGCGGGTAAATCCGTTACACTGGTATGGACTGTGACCAACAACTTCAAAGCTTCCTGCGTAGCTACTACACAGGTTGTACTGACCAACACAGAAGCGCTCACAGTAAGCAATGCTGGTGCTGACATTACCCAGTGCGGTAACAACAAGTTCCAGCTCCACGCCAATAAACCTAAAGCTACCGAACAAGGTAAGTGGACCGGTACTGGCGTATCCTTCGATGACGATACCAACCCGGATGCTATCGCTACGCTTACCAGCACAGCTACTCCTCAAACGGTAACTGTTACCTGGACTATCAGCAACGGCGTGTGCACCGACAGCAAATCGTCTATCAAACTGATACTGAATGACGCTCCTACTGTAACAGTAGCTGCCGTGAACCCGGTATGTAACAGCAACGGTTCTTTCAACCTCGTGCTGTCTAACCCTACCGGCAACATCACTAAATACTCTATCAAAGCGGCTACCACTAGTGCTCTGCCTTCCTTCACTGACATCATCGATGCAGCATGGACCGGCGCTGGCACTATCCCGGTTAGCTTCCCTGCTACTACTCCTGCCGGTACATACAACTTTGTACTGACTATCCAGGATGGTAACAACGCTGGTTGTGTGGCTACTTATCCGTTCTCTGTGAAAATTGATGGTAAACCAACTGTGAAAATCACTGCTAACCCGGCGGAAATCTGCGAAGGCACTTCCACCACCCTCAGCATTGATAACAGCAATACTGGTTACACCATTAAATGGACACTGGACGGTGCAGCCCTGCCAGCTGCTGATGGAAAAGTATCCTTCACTCACACTCCGACTAAAGTTGGTAACAACGTATATGAAGTAACCGTGACTAACGGTTCTTGTACGGTAACCGACAACACAACGGTAGTGGTAAGGTCTATGCCTACAGCAACTGTACCTCAACCGGTAATCAAACAGTGTGATAACAGCTCCTTCAACATCACTGCCAACCAGCCGCTGAGCGATCAGACTGGTAAATGGAGCTTCAGTGGTACTGACTTCGGTGCAACTATCACTAATCCGAACAACTACTCCACTTCCGTTACCAATGTGCCTGCCGGTAAATCCGTTACACTGGTATGGACTGTGACCAACAACTTCAAAGCTTCCTGCGTAGCTACTGCACAAGTTGTACTGACCAACACAGAAGCGCTCACTGTAAGCAATGCTGGTACTGACATTACCCAGTGCGGTAACAACAAGTTCCAGCTCCACGCCAATAAACCTAAAGCTACCGAACAAGGTAAGTGGACCGGTACTGGCGTATCCTTCGATGACGATACCAACCCGGATGCTATCGCTACGCTTACCAGCACAGCTACTCCTCAAACGGTAACTGTTACCTGGACTATCAGCAACGGCGTGTGCACCGACAGCAAATCGTCTATCAAACTGATACTGAATGACGCTCCTACTGTAACAGTAGCTGCTGTGAACCCGGTATGTAACAGCAACGGTTCTTTCAACCTCGTGCTGTCTAACCCTACCGGCAACATCACTAAATACTCTATCAAAGCGGCTACCACTAGCGCTCTGCCTGCCTTCACTGACATCATCGATGCAGCATGGACCGGCGCTGGCACTATCCCGGTTAGCTTCCCTGCTACCACTCCTGCCGGTACATACAACTTTGTACTGACTATCCAGGATGGTAACAACGCTGGTTGCGTAGCTACTTATCCGTTCTCTGTGAAAGTACAGATACCTTCTACACCTCCTACTGGTGTCACTGTAAATGCAGCTGAAATCTGTGATAAAGGAGATGTAGTACTGACCATCAACGGTGGCAGTCTCGGTACAGATGAGAATGGCAATACCAATGCAACCTGGAAATGGTATATCAATGGCTGCCCTGGCACCGCAGGCAGCACACCGGTAACGCCGGATGCTGTAAGTGCGGATGGCAGAATAGCTACTTTCAAAAATGTATCTACTACCACTACCTGGTATGTACATGCAGAAAGTACTGGTGCTTGTGGTAACACTACCTGCGCATCAGCTACTGTAAAAGTCTACGAACTGCCGGCTAAAGCCAGCGCAGGAGAAGACAAAACCTACTGTAACGTTACTACAGACCTCAAGCTGACTGGTAATGATCCAGCTGCAGCTGGTGCTACCGGTCTGTGGACCAGCAACAATCCGAAAGCAATCATCCGTAAACCAAATCAACCGGTTACTGATGTGTACCTGCCAGTAGGTGAAACCGCTACCTTCACCTGGACTATTACCAACGGTAATTGCGCCATGACCAGTGATGATGTGGTGCTGACCAACTACGAAACTCCTGATGTGGCTCAGGCTGGCAAAGACCAGGAACATTGTAATGATGAAAACTTCACACTGAATGGTAATGTACCAAAACAGTTTGGTGCTACCGGCAAGTGGACAGCTTCTACAATGACCGGTGTAACTATTGCTGACGCCACCAAGGCTAACACTAACGTAACAGTTGCTGCCGGCACTACTGTTACCTTCACCTGGACCATTACCAATGGTACCTGTGCGGCCACCTCAGATGATGTGGTGATCACCAACTACGCTGTAGCTGCTGATGCTAACGCAGGTCCGGACCAGAAAGAATGTAACAAAACCGACAACTTTATCATGAAAGCCAACGCTCCAAGCGTGGCAACTGCTACCGGTATGTGGAAAGACATCAGCCGTGTACCAGGAAGAGCAACCATCCTTAGACCTACCGATCCGTTGACAGCGGTAACTGTACCAATTGGCGATACGGTAGTACTGGAATGGACTATCACCAACGGTGCATGTCAGACAACTTCCAGCCGGGTTACTTTAATTAACTACAAAACAGCCGCCAACGCTTCAGCCGGTGCTAACCAGGAAAAATGTAACAGTCTCGCCGACTTTGTGATGGAAGCCAATGATCCAGGCTCCTCCAGCGCTACCGGCACCTGGACAGATGTCAGCCGCGTACCAGGCAGAGCTACTATTTATGAGCCTCATAATCCGGCTACCAAAGTGAAAGTACCGGTTGGCGACACCGTAGTACTCCAGTGGACCATTACCAATGGAGAATGCGCCAGCACCTCCAGCCAGGTAACTCTGATCAACTATGCTAAAGCACTCGATGCCAATGCAGGACCTGATCAGGAAGCTTGTAACCAGCTGACCGACTTCACCCTCGCAGCTGATGCTCCAAGTGTACCAAGTGCAACCGGCTTCTGGTCTATCATTAAAGGTAGCGCGGTAATCAGATCTATTAACAGTCCTACTTCCAAAGTAAAACTGAATCCTGGTGACACCGTTACTTTACGCTGGACCATCACTAACGGCGTATGTAGCTCAACATGGGATGACGTAACACTGATCAACTACATGGCGCCAGTAACTGCCAATGCAGGACCTAACCAGGAACACTGCAACGACGCCACCTTCAACATGGACGCCAGCGATCCTGGTGTACCGGGTGCAAAAGGTGTATGGGTAGTGACCAGCAGCAATGCAGCCCTGATCAAAATCAGCAACGTCACCGACAGAAAAACTACGGTTATCGTACCTGCCGGTGAAACAGCCCAGCTGACCTGGGTAGTAAGCAACGGTAAATGCCCTGCTACCAGCAGCAGCGTAACGCTGATCAACCGTATGCCTATCATGGGTAATACAATCCTGGCCGACCAGACCGTATGTACTACTGAAACACCAACGGCTATACGTAGCAATACACTGACCGGCGGTAATGGTACTTACACTTACGTATGGCAACAAAGCACTACTGGTGCAACAGGACCATTCACCACTATCACAGGTGCCAACAGCGACACTTATCAACCCGGTCTGCTCAGCGCAGATATCTGGTACAGAAGGATCGTTACTTCAGGCGCTTGTATCAATAACATCAGCAACGTGGTGAAAGTTACAGTGGTAAATCAGCCTCCTGTAGCGGTATCTGTTCCGCCGGCTATTACTACCGAATGTGTACAGGGTAAAGATTACACTACCCTCTTCGGTAAACCGGTATTCAGTCATGCACCATATGATAATGTGTCTCTGAACGTAACTTATAACGACGTGACCGTAGTAGTCTCTCCTTGTATTACTACCATCACCCGTACCTGGACAGCTATCGACAGATGTGGATTGAGCGCGAAAGCATCTCAAACGATCACCGTACAGGATACCAAAGCACCGGTATTCATTACCAATGCTCCGGCCAACATCACTGTTGACTGTGACAAGGTTCCTGCTAAAGTAGACCTGATCGCCAAAGATGATTGCGCTGGCAACATCACCATCCAACCGGTAGAAGTTCGTAAAGACATCCCTGGTGCCTGCGGCAATAACTACCAGCTGATCCGTACCTGGACAGCCAAAGATGCCTGCAACACCGGCTTAACACTCACACAGGTGATCACTGTAAAAGACATGACCGCTCCTGTGTTCACCATGCGACCACCTGCAGACGTGACTGTTGATTGCGACAAAGTACCGGCCACTATCAACCTGACCGCTACCGACAACTGTACTCCTGGTGTAATCACCGTTACTTCCAGAGACTCAGTTGTACGCAAATCCACCAGCTGCGCCAGCAACTACACTATCTACCGTAAATGGACCGCGCTGGATGAATGCGGCAACGGCAACACCGTACAGCAGATCATCCTCGTACAGGACACCACCAGACCGGTATTCTCTATGCCTGCGCCTAAAGACACCGTAGTAGATTGTGATAAGGTACCAGCATGGCCTACCATCACTGCCAAAGACAACTGTACCGGTAACATCCAGGTGTTTACCAGCACCAAAACCCAGAGAACTCCTGGCGCTTGTGCAGGCAACTACATGGAAATCCGTACCTGGACAGCTACTGACGATTGCGGTAACAAAGCCACCATGCAGCAGACCATCACTGTACAGGATACTTCTAAACCAGTATTCACAGTACTGCCTCCTGCTGACACCACTGTTAACTGCGACAACATCCCGGCACCTGCTACCAATGTAACAGCAACGGATAATTGCAGCACTATGGGTAATGGCCTCACTGTAACACGCCAGACCATCACCGAATCAATACCGGGCGCATGCGGCAGCAACTACCGCATCATCAGAACCTGGATCGCGAAAGACGCCTGTGGCAACACCGCTACCATGAAACAGGTGGTAACTGTAAAAGACACCACCAGACCGGTGATCATGCCTGCTCCTGCAGATGTGACCATCTTCTGCCAGGACAAAATCCCGGCTGCTCCGGTACTCACCGCTACAGACAACTGTGATCCTTCCTTCCCGAAAAAAGCAACTTATAGTGAAGATCCTTATGTAAAAGACATCTGTAAAGGATACACCATCATCAGAAGATGGACCATCACCGACGCCTGCGGCAATAAAGCCAACGACGTAATACAACGTGTGATCATCATGCCT
It encodes the following:
- a CDS encoding T9SS type B sorting domain-containing protein yields the protein MATYPFSVKIDGKPTVKITANPAEICEGTSTTLSIDNSNTGYIIKWTLDGAALPAADGKVSFTHTPTKVGNNVYEVTVTNGSCTVTDNTTVVVRSMPTATVPQPVIKQCDNGKFDLVANQPLSDQTGKWSFSGTDFGATITNPNNYSTSVTNVPAGKSVTLVWTVTNNFKASCVATTQVVLTNTEALTVSNAGADITQCGNNKFQLHANKPKATEQGKWTGTGVSFDDDTNPDAIATLTSTATPQTVTVTWTISNGVCIDSKSSIKLILNDAPTVTVTAVNPVCNSNGSFNLVLSNPTGNITKYSIKAATTSALPAFTDIIDAAWTGAGTIPVSFPATTPAGTYNFVLTIQDGNNAGCVATYPFSVKIDGKPTVKITANPAEICEGTSTTLSIDNSNTGYIIKWTLDGAAIPAADGKVSFTHTPVKVGDNVYEVTVTNGSCTVTDNTTVVVRSMPTATVPQPVIKQCDNSSFNITANQPLSDQNGKWSFSGADQGATITNPNNYSTSVTNVPAGKSVTLVWTVTNNFKASCVATTQVVLTNTEALTVSNAGADITQCGNNKFQLHANKPKATEQGKWTGTGVSFDDDTNPDAIATLTSTATPQTVTVTWTISNGVCTDSKSSIKLILNDAPTVTVAAVNPVCNSNGSFNLVLSNPTGNITKYSIKAATTSALPSFTDIIDAAWTGAGTIPVSFPATTPAGTYNFVLTIQDGNNAGCVATYPFSVKIDGKPTVKITANPAEICEGTSTTLSIDNSNTGYTIKWTLDGAALPAADGKVSFTHTPTKVGNNVYEVTVTNGSCTVTDNTTVVVRSMPTATVPQPVIKQCDNSSFNITANQPLSDQTGKWSFSGTDFGATITNPNNYSTSVTNVPAGKSVTLVWTVTNNFKASCVATAQVVLTNTEALTVSNAGTDITQCGNNKFQLHANKPKATEQGKWTGTGVSFDDDTNPDAIATLTSTATPQTVTVTWTISNGVCTDSKSSIKLILNDAPTVTVAAVNPVCNSNGSFNLVLSNPTGNITKYSIKAATTSALPAFTDIIDAAWTGAGTIPVSFPATTPAGTYNFVLTIQDGNNAGCVATYPFSVKVQIPSTPPTGVTVNAAEICDKGDVVLTINGGSLGTDENGNTNATWKWYINGCPGTAGSTPVTPDAVSADGRIATFKNVSTTTTWYVHAESTGACGNTTCASATVKVYELPAKASAGEDKTYCNVTTDLKLTGNDPAAAGATGLWTSNNPKAIIRKPNQPVTDVYLPVGETATFTWTITNGNCAMTSDDVVLTNYETPDVAQAGKDQEHCNDENFTLNGNVPKQFGATGKWTASTMTGVTIADATKANTNVTVAAGTTVTFTWTITNGTCAATSDDVVITNYAVAADANAGPDQKECNKTDNFIMKANAPSVATATGMWKDISRVPGRATILRPTDPLTAVTVPIGDTVVLEWTITNGACQTTSSRVTLINYKTAANASAGANQEKCNSLADFVMEANDPGSSSATGTWTDVSRVPGRATIYEPHNPATKVKVPVGDTVVLQWTITNGECASTSSQVTLINYAKALDANAGPDQEACNQLTDFTLAADAPSVPSATGFWSIIKGSAVIRSINSPTSKVKLNPGDTVTLRWTITNGVCSSTWDDVTLINYMAPVTANAGPNQEHCNDATFNMDASDPGVPGAKGVWVVTSSNAALIKISNVTDRKTTVIVPAGETAQLTWVVSNGKCPATSSSVTLINRMPIMGNTILADQTVCTTETPTAIRSNTLTGGNGTYTYVWQQSTTGATGPFTTITGANSDTYQPGLLSADIWYRRIVTSGACINNISNVVKVTVVNQPPVAVSVPPAITTECVQGKDYTTLFGKPVFSHAPYDNVSLNVTYNDVTVVVSPCITTITRTWTAIDRCGLSAKASQTITVQDTKAPVFITNAPANITVDCDKVPAKVDLIAKDDCAGNITIQPVEVRKDIPGACGNNYQLIRTWTAKDACNTGLTLTQVITVKDMTAPVFTMRPPADVTVDCDKVPATINLTATDNCTPGVITVTSRDSVVRKSTSCASNYTIYRKWTALDECGNGNTVQQIILVQDTTRPVFSMPAPKDTVVDCDKVPAWPTITAKDNCTGNIQVFTSTKTQRTPGACAGNYMEIRTWTATDDCGNKATMQQTITVQDTSKPVFTVLPPADTTVNCDNIPAPATNVTATDNCSTMGNGLTVTRQTITESIPGACGSNYRIIRTWIAKDACGNTATMKQVVTVKDTTRPVIMPAPADVTIFCQDKIPAAPVLTATDNCDPSFPKKATYSEDPYVKDICKGYTIIRRWTITDACGNKANDVIQRVIIMPCPKPQLDATLPTNCSDNPRVALQPVGNVSMPTFTLVAVTPANAVPGLPLTQSSNQFNLNGATSASFIMTDGKTGCSSDTMTYQLKYIQKPVVNLGNDTTICGGNNLVLDAGASNFAYTIKWSTGATTQRIKVTQAGTYWVSVSNGQCITTDTIKVGLIPTPLVTIPDTTICRGQSVKLDAYVQGATYLWSTGATTSSILVSTQEQFWVKVMKSACITIDTVKVSVNPPPDITLSRDTAICPDQSIMLTVTSNGGRIKWQTGETSNSIIVNKPGGYWVAVSRDNCVVRDTVNVRMKPGINVDLGPDRNICPDGTITFDGTNPDAVSYLWNDGDTNPVKQVSKAGKYKLAVMDKFCQRVYLDSVRVNITGLPKINLGNDTVMCIGETLTLRAEGGGITSVRWDNGSTSPTLQVTNGGTYTVTVFNDCGSATDDIRVNFTQCEPKPQFPNAFSPNGDGRNDFFRPIVRGPMFEYELRIFNRWGELIFVSSDSHKGWDGKFKGTPVDIGTYVWWLTYKKVAGGPANVIKGEVTVVR